A genomic segment from Garra rufa chromosome 5, GarRuf1.0, whole genome shotgun sequence encodes:
- the rnf224 gene encoding RING finger protein 224 — protein MDGTASGTAEHRETGGALNRPEDEVDRVSDEDGPVCEAPVDGDVETGAHNSRDSRKLDCIICYSAYNLGERLPRKLYCGHTFCQACLKRLDTLINEQMWIPCPQCRQNTPLPRGGATGLDLDLAAFLGVKAEVENQRTYSQKAPLESKPSFIKQPITDQPPSAWANVAVAEHRFRRSPCCKHCLLCCWWC, from the exons ATGGATGGAACTGCAAGCGGAACGGCAGAACATCGAGAAACCGGCGGTGCACTGAATAGACCCGAGGATGAAGTGGACAG GGTCTCGGATGAGGATGGGCCTGTGTGTGAGGCTCCTGTGGACGGGGATGTGGAGACTGGAGCACACAACTCCAGGGACAGCCGAAAACTGGACTGCATCATCTGCTACAGTGCGTATAATCTGGGAGAGAGACTCCCCCGCAAACTCTACTGTGGGCACACGTTCTGCCAGGCCTGTCTGAAGCGGCTGGACACCCTCATCAATGAGCAG ATGTGGATCCCTTGTCCACAGTGCCGGCAGAACACTCCTTTACCTCGCGGGGGCGCCACTGGACTAGACCTAGACCTAGCAGCGTTTCTAGGTGTTAAAGCTGAAGTGGAAAACCAGCGAACCTACAGCCAGAAGGCACCGCTGGAGAGCAAGCCCTCCTTCATAAAACAGCCAATCACAGATCAGCCACCTTCAGCATGGGCCAATGTGGCAGTGGCAGAACATCGCTTCCGCAGAAGCCCTTGTTGCAAGCACTGCTTGCTTTGCTGCTGGTGGTGCTAG